The Pseudofrankia inefficax genome window below encodes:
- a CDS encoding cytochrome P450 — MSTAPEVVFDAFHPVHRSNPYPRYAAVREFAALYPIRPDILMATRYEECSAVFTDALWGHGYEDGINPFRPGVAPDDVPGSMVRMDPPTHTRVRGLVKRAFVPRTTEGLRGRIEGLVGTLLDAAIEAGEVDLMEAFARPLPLTIIGDLLGIPPADYPEVQKWSLEIVRGTDPDILQSPECLARRSEAMLEFEAYFAGLLALRRADPREDMLTGMAAAEDRGELTGREALGLASGLLIGGYETVSDVIGKGVVALLRNPDQIALWLADPELAGPAVDELLRYEPPVQFTHRVALAEREVAGHTFARGEGIVILTAAANRDPAVYTDPERLDITRFAGRSPAPRHLSFSEGLHYCLGAHLGRLETQLAVDTLLRRSPALRLAGEPVWRDTVAIHGLDTLPVRLRN; from the coding sequence GTGTCCACTGCGCCAGAGGTTGTCTTCGACGCTTTTCATCCCGTGCACCGGTCGAATCCGTATCCGCGGTACGCGGCCGTCCGTGAATTCGCCGCACTGTACCCGATCAGGCCGGATATTCTCATGGCGACCCGGTACGAGGAATGCTCAGCGGTCTTCACGGACGCGCTGTGGGGCCACGGCTATGAGGACGGCATCAACCCGTTCCGCCCGGGGGTGGCGCCCGACGACGTGCCGGGCTCGATGGTGCGGATGGACCCGCCGACCCACACCCGGGTTCGCGGGCTGGTCAAACGCGCCTTCGTCCCGCGCACCACGGAGGGGTTGCGCGGCCGGATCGAGGGCCTCGTCGGCACGCTGCTGGACGCGGCGATCGAGGCCGGCGAGGTCGACCTGATGGAGGCGTTCGCGCGGCCGCTGCCGCTGACGATCATCGGCGACCTGCTCGGCATCCCGCCCGCGGACTACCCCGAGGTCCAGAAGTGGTCGCTGGAGATCGTCCGTGGCACCGACCCGGACATCCTGCAGTCGCCCGAGTGCCTGGCCCGCCGGTCCGAGGCGATGCTGGAGTTCGAGGCGTACTTCGCCGGGCTCCTCGCGCTTCGGCGCGCGGACCCTCGCGAGGACATGCTGACCGGGATGGCCGCGGCCGAGGACCGCGGTGAGCTGACCGGCCGGGAGGCGCTCGGGCTCGCGTCGGGGCTGCTGATCGGCGGGTATGAGACGGTCTCCGACGTCATCGGCAAGGGTGTCGTCGCGCTGCTGCGCAACCCCGACCAGATCGCGCTCTGGCTCGCCGACCCCGAGCTGGCCGGGCCCGCCGTCGACGAGCTGCTCCGCTACGAGCCGCCCGTGCAGTTCACCCACCGGGTCGCGCTGGCCGAACGCGAGGTGGCCGGGCACACGTTCGCCCGCGGCGAGGGCATCGTCATCCTGACCGCCGCCGCCAACCGGGACCCGGCCGTGTACACCGACCCGGAGCGCCTCGACATCACCCGGTTCGCCGGCCGCAGCCCCGCGCCCCGCCACCTGTCGTTCAGCGAGGGCCTGCACTACTGCCTCGGCGCGCACCTCGGCCGGCTGGAGACGCAGCTGGCGGTGGACACGCTGCTGCGCCGCTCCCCCGCGCTGCGGCTCGCCGGCGAGCCCGTCTGGCGCGACACGGTCGCCATCCACGGGCTGGACACGCTTCCGGTCCGCCTCCGGAACTGA
- a CDS encoding amidohydrolase family protein produces the protein MPVIDAWLQHPTLRHANHEMFEPLRRWTGREAPIEAPPVEATLAELRAADVEIGLTTAWYGPQGPLISNDEVAGFVAQSGGRLRGVAGVDLTRPVEAVRELRRAVRELGFVALRVLPWLWQLPPTDRLYYPLYAACVDLGVPFCTQVGHTGPLRPSETGRPIPYIDQVALDFPELTIVCGHIGYPWTTEMIAVADKHAGVYIDTSAYTTRRYPAELVDYLRGRGRHKVLFGSNYPMITPARALEHLADLGLDEQARELFLAGNARRVFSL, from the coding sequence GTGCCGGTCATCGACGCGTGGCTGCAGCACCCGACGCTGCGCCACGCCAACCATGAGATGTTCGAGCCCCTGCGCAGGTGGACCGGGCGCGAGGCGCCGATCGAGGCGCCGCCGGTCGAGGCGACGCTCGCCGAGCTGCGGGCGGCCGACGTGGAGATCGGGCTCACGACCGCCTGGTACGGGCCGCAGGGACCGCTGATCAGCAACGACGAGGTGGCCGGGTTCGTCGCCCAGTCCGGCGGACGCCTGCGCGGGGTGGCCGGCGTCGACCTCACCCGGCCGGTCGAGGCGGTGCGGGAGCTGCGCCGCGCCGTGCGGGAGCTCGGCTTCGTGGCGCTGCGGGTCCTGCCCTGGCTGTGGCAGCTCCCGCCGACCGACCGGCTCTACTACCCGCTGTACGCGGCCTGCGTCGACCTCGGCGTTCCCTTCTGCACCCAGGTCGGCCACACCGGCCCGCTGCGCCCGTCCGAGACCGGGCGGCCCATCCCGTACATCGACCAGGTCGCGCTCGACTTCCCCGAGCTGACCATCGTCTGCGGGCACATCGGCTACCCGTGGACCACCGAGATGATCGCCGTCGCCGACAAGCACGCCGGGGTCTACATCGACACCAGCGCCTACACCACCCGCCGCTACCCGGCGGAGCTGGTGGACTACCTGCGCGGTCGGGGGCGCCACAAGGTCCTCTTCGGCTCGAACTATCCGATGATCACGCCCGCCCGGGCGCTGGAGCACCTGGCGGATCTGGGGCTCGACGAGCAGGCCCGCGAGCTGTTCCTGGCCGGCAACGCCCGCCGCGTCTTCTCGCTGTGA
- a CDS encoding MFS transporter produces MSATASEIQSPSTAPAHIQLPGRAFLPVVLAGTGMVVLDIFIVNAAIPAIERDFHAGPNSLEWLVTAYNLAFAAAMILGGRLGDCFGRRRVFAAGLALFTGMSVLCGVADGTAALIAARAGQGLAAAALVPQVSAILNLAYDGPARARAYTCYALTLGGAAVAGQIVGGGLIAADVAGLGWRACFLVNVPIGVAALALTRRHVPAGRPTGVRPRLDLVGAALVTAALVAVVLPLVEGPGAGWPWWSWGCLVVAAVLFAVLVAAQRRIAARGGSPILPPALFTGRTFVVGLVNVVVFNASVASWFFVLALYLQDGRHLSPLRAGLVFSALGGGFLVTSLAGGRVVARLGRQGLALGSGLRVLGLLALWGVVRAHGTGGGLLWVTLPLAVEGAGQGLVTGPLISRVLLGVRPAVAGAGSGVLASAQQVGNSIGVAVIGAVFFAARHAGGSIADAFGAGLLLLAALSLVVAALVQLLPNTPARGG; encoded by the coding sequence ATGTCGGCGACGGCGTCCGAGATTCAGAGCCCGAGCACCGCGCCCGCGCATATCCAGCTGCCCGGGCGGGCGTTCTTACCCGTCGTGCTGGCCGGCACCGGAATGGTCGTGCTCGACATCTTCATCGTCAACGCGGCGATTCCCGCGATCGAGCGCGATTTCCACGCGGGGCCGAACAGCCTCGAGTGGCTGGTCACCGCGTACAACCTCGCGTTCGCGGCGGCGATGATCCTGGGAGGACGCCTCGGCGACTGCTTCGGGCGCCGCCGGGTGTTCGCCGCCGGGCTCGCGCTGTTCACCGGGATGTCGGTGCTGTGCGGCGTCGCCGACGGCACGGCGGCCCTGATCGCGGCCAGGGCCGGGCAGGGGCTGGCGGCGGCGGCGCTCGTGCCGCAGGTCTCGGCGATCCTCAACCTGGCCTATGACGGGCCCGCGCGGGCGCGCGCCTACACCTGCTACGCGCTGACCCTCGGCGGCGCGGCGGTCGCCGGCCAGATCGTCGGGGGTGGCCTGATCGCCGCGGACGTGGCCGGTCTCGGGTGGCGGGCCTGCTTCCTGGTGAACGTGCCGATCGGCGTCGCCGCGCTCGCCCTCACCCGCCGTCACGTGCCGGCCGGCCGGCCGACGGGCGTTCGGCCGCGGCTGGACCTGGTCGGGGCCGCGCTGGTGACCGCCGCGCTCGTCGCCGTCGTGCTGCCACTCGTCGAGGGGCCGGGCGCCGGCTGGCCCTGGTGGTCGTGGGGCTGCCTGGTCGTGGCGGCGGTGCTGTTCGCGGTCCTGGTCGCGGCGCAGCGGCGGATCGCGGCGCGCGGCGGCAGCCCGATCCTGCCGCCGGCCCTGTTCACCGGGCGGACCTTCGTCGTCGGCCTGGTCAACGTCGTCGTGTTCAACGCGTCCGTGGCCTCCTGGTTCTTCGTCCTGGCGCTGTACCTGCAGGACGGGCGGCACCTGAGCCCACTGCGCGCCGGGCTGGTGTTCAGCGCTCTCGGCGGTGGGTTCCTGGTGACGTCGCTGGCTGGCGGCCGGGTGGTCGCCCGGCTCGGGCGCCAGGGGCTCGCGCTCGGCTCCGGGCTGCGCGTCCTGGGCCTGCTGGCGCTGTGGGGGGTCGTCCGCGCGCACGGGACGGGCGGCGGCCTTCTCTGGGTCACGCTGCCCCTGGCGGTCGAGGGCGCGGGGCAGGGCCTCGTGACCGGCCCGCTGATCTCCCGGGTGCTGCTCGGCGTGCGGCCGGCGGTCGCCGGCGCCGGATCCGGCGTGTTGGCCTCCGCGCAGCAGGTGGGGAACTCGATCGGCGTCGCGGTGATCGGCGCGGTGTTCTTCGCGGCCCGGCACGCGGGCGGGTCGATCGCGGACGCGTTCGGCGCCGGTCTGCTCCTGCTCGCGGCGCTGAGCCTGGTCGTCGCGGCGCTGGTCCAACTGCTCCCGAATACACCGGCGCGGGGAGGATGA
- a CDS encoding LysR family transcriptional regulator, which yields METKLELRHLVYFLAVADERHFGRAAAKLFIGQPTLSQQLQRLERQLGVELFARTSHDVRLTPAGHAFRAEAEQVLEHARRAVETAREAASGRVGKITIGFNFAAGQQVLRPTLRRLSRDYPGLSTTLWEGLSGPQLSAVSEGRIDVALVYSSLPPKPLLTRRVSTASLSAMVTRHHPWAGREEVAFRELADQPIVLPRRERSPAMYDAVFAAAERCGIPLTVAAEVEDAGSTAVMVEALQAVAFISDARPRRPTEDLVAIRIVNPVPRVGVRAVWRPDSQPAVGAFLTSLEAAAPFPSQLGERTVRVPAQGGEVERGAAGPGDEDRDA from the coding sequence ATGGAGACCAAGCTGGAACTCAGACACCTGGTGTATTTCCTGGCGGTCGCGGACGAGCGGCATTTCGGGCGGGCCGCCGCCAAGCTGTTCATCGGCCAACCCACGCTGAGTCAGCAGCTGCAGCGTCTCGAACGCCAGCTCGGCGTGGAACTGTTCGCCCGGACCTCGCACGACGTGCGGCTGACCCCGGCGGGGCACGCCTTTCGCGCCGAGGCCGAGCAGGTACTCGAACACGCGCGCCGCGCCGTGGAGACGGCTCGCGAGGCCGCCTCCGGCCGGGTCGGAAAGATCACGATTGGTTTCAACTTCGCCGCCGGCCAGCAGGTTCTGCGCCCGACCTTACGGCGCCTGTCCAGGGATTACCCGGGACTGTCGACCACTCTCTGGGAAGGCCTCAGCGGCCCCCAGCTCTCGGCCGTGTCCGAGGGCAGGATCGACGTGGCGCTCGTCTATTCCAGTCTCCCGCCCAAGCCCCTGCTGACCCGTCGGGTGTCGACCGCCTCGCTGTCCGCGATGGTGACCCGCCACCATCCCTGGGCCGGCCGGGAGGAGGTCGCCTTCCGCGAGCTCGCCGACCAGCCGATCGTGCTGCCCCGCCGGGAACGCAGCCCCGCCATGTACGACGCGGTGTTCGCCGCCGCGGAGCGGTGCGGGATCCCGCTGACGGTCGCGGCCGAGGTGGAGGACGCCGGGTCGACGGCGGTCATGGTGGAGGCGCTGCAGGCGGTCGCCTTCATCTCGGACGCGCGGCCGCGCCGGCCGACCGAGGACCTGGTCGCCATCAGAATCGTCAACCCGGTCCCGCGGGTCGGCGTCCGCGCGGTCTGGCGCCCGGACTCGCAGCCGGCCGTCGGCGCGTTCCTCACCAGCCTGGAGGCGGCGGCCCCGTTCCCGTCGCAGCTCGGGGAACGGACGGTCCGCGTCCCGGCCCAGGGCGGCGAGGTCGAGCGGGGCGCCGCCGGGCCTGGGGACGAGGACCGGGACGCGTAA
- a CDS encoding MBL fold metallo-hydrolase gives MRLTVLGCRQGMPADGQASSSYMVSTGSARVLLDCGPGAATALSSIAHPSDLDAIIISHLHADHCYDLLTLGKTLLSGRLRDPERFPTLRDAARMEWPPVPLYVPKGGRARLEILASAFPVPSFPMLDRSFDVAFELHEYEPADVFTVGDCKMTMHQTKHSLPNCGTRIESPEGSFAFTGDTTYTPDLVPLAQDVDLFLTEATLEEPDTTSHGHLCAAEAGEVAAAADVAQLVLTHFITADETWLKARKADAERSYGGPVHLAAPGRSFDIRPAGGTR, from the coding sequence ATGCGGTTAACCGTTTTGGGTTGTCGTCAGGGAATGCCCGCGGACGGCCAGGCCAGCTCTAGCTACATGGTCTCGACGGGGTCGGCCCGAGTTCTGCTCGACTGTGGTCCGGGGGCGGCCACGGCACTCAGCTCCATCGCGCACCCGAGTGATCTCGACGCCATAATAATCAGTCACCTGCACGCGGACCACTGCTATGACCTGCTGACCCTCGGCAAGACACTGCTGTCCGGCCGGCTCCGTGACCCGGAGCGTTTCCCGACCCTGCGGGACGCGGCACGGATGGAGTGGCCTCCGGTTCCTCTGTACGTCCCGAAGGGGGGCCGCGCGAGACTTGAAATCCTCGCCTCGGCCTTTCCTGTTCCGTCGTTCCCGATGTTGGATCGTTCGTTCGACGTCGCGTTCGAGCTTCATGAGTACGAGCCTGCGGACGTTTTCACCGTCGGTGACTGCAAGATGACCATGCACCAGACGAAGCACTCGCTGCCGAACTGCGGGACGCGTATCGAGAGCCCCGAAGGGTCGTTTGCCTTCACAGGGGACACGACGTACACCCCCGACCTCGTTCCGCTCGCCCAGGACGTCGACCTGTTCCTCACCGAGGCGACCCTCGAGGAGCCCGACACGACCTCGCACGGCCACCTCTGCGCGGCCGAGGCGGGCGAGGTCGCCGCCGCGGCCGACGTGGCGCAGCTCGTCCTGACCCATTTCATCACCGCCGACGAGACCTGGCTGAAGGCGCGCAAGGCCGACGCCGAGCGCTCCTACGGGGGCCCGGTGCACCTCGCCGCCCCCGGCCGATCCTTCGACATACGTCCCGCGGGAGGGACCCGTTGA